AGCAGCTGAATGCACTGAAAACAGACCAGCAGCTGTGATTACTTTCGGGCTTCATTATGAAATAAAACGACGTTCACAAAACCTCTCCGTTTTCCTTAAAGTGTGGTTTAACTTTACAGTGGGAAAACACTAACCTCTCCATTGCCCAGAGGAACATTGATGACAATATCTTCAGTTCCTCCAGCGATGGGAGAGCCATTCACAGAGATGCTGTACACCTTCTCTCTGTGACGAGGAACTCGTATTGCTGGGGTCTTTGGCAACCTGGAAAGAGAGAATACGAGACGTTATTCGAACCtgccattttaaaataataaaaaatgttagtACACCAGTTATttgtatacaatttattttacattgtacATGTCTTTATACAACAGAGCAATCGAACAACTGCATTATTTTGGAATAGAAGATATGAAACCAAACAATGGTACTTAGTAAATCTATTATGATAATCTCTGGTCTGGACGCTTGTTTGTGTTTGGCTTCACCACATTTAGCAGACAAAATATAAAGCGCAACCCACAATGATTTCATTTTTACAATTGCAGCACCTGAAATTCAGCAGGCTCATGAGCCCAGCAGTTTCAGATTGCTGGCATTTCAGAAGTCCAGTGTTTTATACTCTTATCCCCTTCCCTAGACCACTGAATGGGGTACTGCATATGCTGGAAATGGAGCTTTGTGAACAATAGGAATCATTCAAATATAACTCACCTatcataccaaaaaaaaaaaaaaaaaaaaaaaaaaaggattgtgcTCTGTAGTACTGTAATTTTTGTCTATTTAATCCCAGAGtattaataacaaacaaaaaaaacaattttgatTAAACATTAGGCATAATAGGCAGTTTCCATCCCAAGAGACAGAAAATCTCATAAAATTACCTGGAGTCAAATCTGGGTGTGACGAGTGGAGTTGGACCCATGATGGAAGAGTCTAGGAAACTTCTGGCAGGGGTAACCATGGGCTTCCTGGTggatctatatacacacacaagaccaaataaatattttatgaatgaaatgaatCGAGAAAATTGAACAATACAGACTCACTCACTGAGTGATTAAACTCATCCTTAATTCTGATGTTCTACTGAATGGGAAGCTCCTGATTAGTGTCTGCTTGATGTTATGTATTGTGTTAAATCCCATGATTGACTAATTGGAAAGTAAATACTTTGCAGGTATATAGGTTTTCCTATGCAAGTGTGCAGTGAGcgcatatataaataaagaaacattacTTACTTTCTAATAGTGCCATTCTGCTTGCTTACAGAGAGGGCTCTAGCCTTCTTGGTAGTTGATGGTGCTTTCTTTGGTCTTCCCTGTTGCAAGCAGCAAAACATCAGAATCAACAAGGGCAAAATTAATTGCAGTTATAATATACTGCAATTGCACCCAACTGTTTCTGCTCTGACCTTTTTGGTTGTAGACTTCGGGACCGAATTCTCTTCATCCTCAGGCTTTACACTGGACTTTGAATCTACATGAATATTGGCAAAACCCATATGATATGATTGATAAAAGAGAATACAAAGAGCGAAAACAAAAAGGGTAAGCGAGGAAAATTAAAATCACCATTGGAAGACTTGAGGGGAATTGTATGATCTTGAGCGATGGTGAGCTCCACCTGAGCAGCTTCCTCCTTTTGCTGAATTGGACAAATTAAAAGATTCAGACAAAAATTACAGTATTTAATCTTTTTGGCCATGGGCCCCGTTTTTAAAGCTCAAAATTCTCATGACCCATGCACTGCTTTGGtaaatataatgtgcatatacctgtaacacacacacacacacacacacacacacacacacacacagactactattatttatttagcatcatcatcatcataatcagttAGCAGGTATTATTAGTATAACTTGtgcaatatttcattatttctgatAATCATGTTTGCACTAAGTCCCACTGCACCTATATTTCATTGTACATATGTCATATTTTAGTgcaattatcttttgttttttctcttatttatgCTGGTCTCTGAGAGCTACTAAACTAATTGCATTGTATACACTACAATGACAAAGTCTCTATGTCCaagcataaatgtaaaacacattaCACCCCTATAATCACATACAGTTCATTAATCAACGTTAAACAACATGCCATTGTGGTTAAGAATCTGAAACTACACAAAGCAGACTTACCTTGGATTCATCCACAGGAGTTTCTGGCTTTTCAGATCCTAATGAGCAGATGTAGGAAAGATTTTGATTACTCATGAAACACACTGTAGTACAATCAGTGAAATGAATGAGAAAGCAGGTGGTGAAAAATACAGTAGGGCATGAGATACATACCACAATACTGAATCCAGTTCATATGCCGCACTGCCATTGGAAGCTTGATCAGAGTCATGTTGTACAGGTTGTCTGCATCTTTAAGAAGGTGGTTGGTCTTCTCATGCAACCTCTTAATGATtgtatttactaaaaaaaaaaaaaaaaaatgtttttaaataaatgaaaagttgTATACGACACCAATATCAAATGCTCAACAAATGTAGATAGATACTTGGGCTCACAAACCccatcaccaccaagctgccagtgtTGGGCCTTTAGCAAAAACCTTAACCCTCTGGGCAcagtatcatgactgaccctgtgctctgaacTAGTCCTAATGTGCTGATATGCAAAGAAAGCATTTCACAGctatgtaatgtacatgtgataatTAAGGCATGTCTCAGTGATGAGTACTCTGGAATCAAGAGTGAATTGTGTGTTGAATTTTAAgcacttttaattattttgtacacACAGTGTACATGCTAATAATGagagaatattttaaataaaagaagtcTGTAATGAGATAGTGGACACATGGCATGTGCGGTTAAACACAATGATCCCATTAGAAATACAGTGTGTGATCATATAAATcacacaccttcatcatcaAAATCGAGCAGAAAAGCTTCCAGTTTGGGCATCTTGctgttctttttgttcttgGCATTAGTGGTTCTTTTTCTGGGCGCCATGTTGATCCTGCTGgaaaaacaacacagaaaaTCTGATTACAAACTAAACATGTGctggttgttgttgttattgctgCTGCTTATTAGATAGTACTCGCTACTATTTTCGCCTCAAGCACCCCAGTTTAATGTGAATATTGCATAAAACAAGCTCCAAACCAAATCTGACTAATGATCAGTCGAACGTTACTGTGATTAGCCGCATCAGCTTGGTCCTGTTCAGACTACAGGAAAATGCATCTCCATTTTCaacaacataaacaataaattaatacagATCGTCCTTAGATCCTATAACGCCTTTCACACAATGTAATTGATTTTCCTTTTACCTGTTGAAGataatgtactttttacttcggTTTTCTGCCGCTTCCCGACCTACTCCAGCAGTTGGCAAAAATCTATTCAAATTTACTGGTTGAAATATACCAGCCAATGAGCAGCCGGCGTACTGTGTTACGTCACTCATACGGGTCTTTGCCGTCTGTTAAAAAAGATTCGACTCTTCGAGAGTCGAACCCAAAGTTAACGCAATACGAAGCAACATTGTTGTAAAAGCTATAACGCAACACTGATTTATCTGAAACGCCGCTGTTTGAAATCTttacaaaaacaatattttcgtttcaagtttgtttttgactacattaaaatgtattgtctCAAATTGACTCAGAATCGACCAAAACATTTTAGGAATCGATCAGCTGATTCAGACGCTAATTAAAGGCGACAGAACACATAGACCAATCACGGCAGAGCTTATTGCAAGACCGTGTAGATGGCGCGTTTGGATTGGTTATCTTGTGGCATCGGCGCAAAAACCGGAAATACTACACTGGCACACGCGTACTGAAGCGAAATCGTTATCTAAAGGTGTCAAGTTTGAGATAttccgttatttatttatttatttatttatataacgtAGCTCGTTTGTTCCCGTGTAACTGTGATAATCGTGTCCGTAAGGCAATAATGGTGATCAGGATGTAATCTGTGTGATCACTTATTAGTTTGGGCTGAAAGTGTGATCATGTCTCAGCCAGCGGTTTTAAAGTTGCACCAAGAACTCAGAAAGTGTTTTCAGAATATAAAAGAGAATCAGACTGTTTGGAGGGGAGTGCTTGATGAGTGTTCATCTTTGGTGAGCTCTTTGGGGAACCTGGCAGAACAGCTGAGGGCGCTGAAGCGCACTGAAATAGAAAAAACTCCACTCGGGACTTTTCCAAACCTCCCTGAGCTCCTTCAGTACAAACTCCTGAATGCTATAGACACAGTCCTGAACCAATTAAGGGAGAAAGTGtgagttgcatttttttaaaaacctagaaaataaaatcattattttctgTACTCACCATGAAACCTTGGTTTGccgtttttttacagaaatgctTTTGGATCAGTGCGAGATTCAGTCATTAAGCATGTGTGTGCAGTTTTCAAGATGTATGAGCAAAACTCTGACTCCCTTCCAATTAGCACATGTGTGGCCAGATGTGCTCTTTCGCCATCTATCTCAGACATGCTGGAGTGGCTACAGGACACGGAACGCTACTATCGGATACAGTATCCCAGAtctgacacttttttttgtattttcgtTAACGTCTCTTAGGATGTCACCAGCTCtcattgaaaatgaatgatCTCCAGTCTCTTTGTTGCTGCCAGCCAGTTGGATGTAACAGGATAGTGGTTACCTAAACATACCACTGAAGCCCTGTCAGTCATATGGCTTGGGATGTGATTTGGTACTGTAAATGAATATCTGATAAACCCAAAacagattattaataatatttacttAGATTTAATATATTCCTAGAATGAaaaattaagagaaaaaaaaaattggttccAAAAAAGAACTGGTGCAGCATATTCAAGCATTTACAGATGTGGTAATTATGTAGAAATTAGGATAGTCTGATTGAAATAGAGGATTGAATTTCTCCAAATATTTCCAGAAGATACATAAAATATGCTGTGCGATGTTGCAGACTGCATATTTTGAAAGGGATTGGGTTGGGCATTTAATGATGTACTAGGAATGAGGCCTGCATGATGGTCCTTAGCTTTGTATTCAGATACATGCAAAGAAAGAACCTTTTACAGATACTGAAGCCTGATGATCTTACACTTCTAGAAAGTGCACCAAAGAGATGGCTATCTTTAGCTTCACCTGACGGCGAGGAACGAATTTCAGGTAATTGGTCCTTATCGAATGGGCACtaaaccatgtttt
This genomic interval from Silurus meridionalis isolate SWU-2019-XX chromosome 22, ASM1480568v1, whole genome shotgun sequence contains the following:
- the c19h1orf109 gene encoding uncharacterized protein C1orf109 homolog, with protein sequence MSQPAVLKLHQELRKCFQNIKENQTVWRGVLDECSSLVSSLGNLAEQLRALKRTEIEKTPLGTFPNLPELLQYKLLNAIDTVLNQLREKVNAFGSVRDSVIKHVCAVFKMYEQNSDSLPISTCVARCALSPSISDMLEWLQDTERYYRIQYMQRKNLLQILKPDDLTLLESAPKRWLSLASPDGEERISDALCQVSFFLESD
- the cdca8 gene encoding borealin isoform X2 yields the protein MSDVTQYAGCSLAGIFQPVNLNRFLPTAGVGREAAENRSKKYIIFNRINMAPRKRTTNAKNKKNSKMPKLEAFLLDFDDEVNTIIKRLHEKTNHLLKDADNLYNMTLIKLPMAVRHMNWIQYCGSEKPETPVDESKQKEEAAQVELTIAQDHTIPLKSSNDSKSSVKPEDEENSVPKSTTKKGRPKKAPSTTKKARALSVSKQNGTIRKSTRKPMVTPARSFLDSSIMGPTPLVTPRFDSRLPKTPAIRVPRHREKVYSISVNGSPIAGGTEDIVINVPLGNGECIQLLASEMNSVDLSQLDEKAIQSIRKLQNRLTALCGASE
- the cdca8 gene encoding borealin isoform X1, which translates into the protein MSDVTQYAGCSLAGIFQPVNLNRFLPTAGVGREAAENRSKKYIIFNSRINMAPRKRTTNAKNKKNSKMPKLEAFLLDFDDEVNTIIKRLHEKTNHLLKDADNLYNMTLIKLPMAVRHMNWIQYCGSEKPETPVDESKQKEEAAQVELTIAQDHTIPLKSSNDSKSSVKPEDEENSVPKSTTKKGRPKKAPSTTKKARALSVSKQNGTIRKSTRKPMVTPARSFLDSSIMGPTPLVTPRFDSRLPKTPAIRVPRHREKVYSISVNGSPIAGGTEDIVINVPLGNGECIQLLASEMNSVDLSQLDEKAIQSIRKLQNRLTALCGASE